In Synechococcus sp. CC9616, the following are encoded in one genomic region:
- a CDS encoding DedA family protein, with protein sequence MGLSDLITQLPELIGQAVESNQWLGYIAIFAAMFLENLFPPIPSELIMPLGGFYVQQGQLQLVPVVLAGLLGTVLGALPWYGIGRLINEDRIEQWLARHGRWIGISPQELARSHRWFTRYGNALVFWGRLVPGIRTLISVPAGIEMMPMGPFLIWTTAGSLIWTLLLTVAGMVLGEGYSNVEAWIDPVSKVIKVLLVIAVLAGGIWLGLRVWRRRQSSD encoded by the coding sequence ATGGGGCTTTCTGATTTGATCACGCAGCTGCCTGAGCTGATCGGACAGGCCGTGGAGTCCAACCAATGGCTCGGGTACATCGCAATTTTCGCGGCGATGTTTCTCGAAAATCTGTTTCCGCCGATCCCGTCAGAGTTGATCATGCCCTTAGGCGGGTTTTATGTGCAGCAGGGCCAGTTGCAGCTGGTGCCGGTTGTGCTCGCTGGGCTGTTGGGAACAGTGCTTGGAGCACTTCCCTGGTACGGGATCGGTCGTTTGATCAACGAAGACAGAATTGAACAGTGGCTGGCTCGCCACGGTCGGTGGATTGGGATCAGTCCCCAGGAGCTGGCGCGGAGCCACCGCTGGTTCACCCGCTATGGCAACGCCCTGGTGTTCTGGGGACGTCTGGTGCCGGGCATCCGCACCTTGATTTCTGTTCCCGCCGGGATCGAGATGATGCCGATGGGTCCTTTTCTGATCTGGACCACGGCTGGCAGCCTGATCTGGACGCTGCTGCTCACTGTCGCCGGCATGGTGCTCGGGGAGGGTTACAGCAATGTCGAGGCCTGGATCGACCCCGTCTCGAAGGTGATCAAGGTTCTGCTCGTTATCGCTGTGCTGGCCGGCGGCATTTGGCTGGGCCTGCGGGTCTGGCGCCGCCGACAGTCATCCGACTGA
- a CDS encoding carbohydrate kinase has product MLETGRPTQVLCLGEALIDRLGPPGGDPLVGRPFDDRLGGAPANVACALARLGTSAAFLGRLGADDIGASFQALFKDRGVDRAGLQIDPERPSRVVLVRRDRSGERTFQGFAGDAGLGFADQALAAEGLAEAWPQLATVASWLLIGTIPLATPQSAQALHCAVDLARRQGTAIALDVNWRPTFWDASADPGSGPAPVALKAIQPLLQQAALIKLAREEALWFFGSDDPAHIQAALPQQPAVVVTDGAQPVRCRMDGVSAQIPAFKPSKVVDTTGAGDAFTAGLLHRWAAPVPERLRFAAACGALVCGGAGAIDPQPSESEVVSFGGMS; this is encoded by the coding sequence ATGTTGGAGACCGGTCGTCCGACACAGGTGTTGTGCCTGGGGGAGGCTCTAATCGATCGCCTTGGACCGCCGGGGGGCGATCCGCTCGTCGGCCGACCATTTGATGACCGTCTTGGCGGGGCCCCAGCCAATGTGGCCTGCGCGCTGGCGCGCCTCGGCACATCGGCTGCCTTCCTCGGACGCCTCGGCGCCGACGATATTGGAGCGTCGTTCCAGGCTCTGTTCAAAGATCGTGGGGTCGATCGAGCTGGCTTGCAGATTGACCCTGAGCGTCCCTCACGCGTCGTGCTGGTGCGGCGGGATCGTTCCGGTGAGCGGACGTTCCAGGGTTTCGCCGGTGACGCAGGTTTGGGATTTGCCGATCAGGCCCTGGCTGCAGAGGGATTGGCTGAAGCCTGGCCCCAACTTGCAACAGTGGCTTCCTGGTTGCTGATCGGCACGATTCCTCTGGCGACGCCCCAATCCGCGCAGGCTCTGCACTGTGCCGTCGATCTGGCTCGCAGGCAGGGGACAGCGATTGCTCTTGATGTGAACTGGCGCCCAACGTTCTGGGATGCTTCAGCGGATCCGGGCAGTGGGCCTGCGCCAGTTGCCCTGAAGGCGATCCAGCCGCTCCTGCAGCAGGCCGCACTGATCAAGCTGGCTCGGGAGGAGGCGCTTTGGTTTTTTGGCTCCGACGATCCCGCTCATATCCAGGCCGCTCTTCCGCAGCAACCAGCGGTGGTGGTGACCGACGGTGCACAGCCGGTGCGCTGCCGCATGGATGGCGTGTCTGCTCAGATCCCCGCGTTCAAGCCCTCCAAGGTGGTGGATACCACTGGTGCCGGGGATGCCTTCACCGCAGGCCTGTTGCATCGCTGGGCTGCGCCGGTGCCGGAGCGTCTGCGTTTTGCAGCCGCCTGTGGGGCATTGGTCTGCGGTGGCGCTGGCGCAATCGATCCTCAACCCAGCGAGTCAGAGGTTGTCTCCTTTGGAGGAATGAGCTGA
- the rpaB gene encoding response regulator transcription factor RpaB produces the protein MTGSGPSQPKATILVVDDEAAVRRVLVMRLQLSGYRVLCAEDGEEALELFHREEPDLIVLDVMLPKLDGFAVCRRLRAESCVPIIFLSAVEAISERVAGLDLGADDYLPKPFSPKELEARIATILRRVGRGNAVVENRDVPTGQGVFKLGDLVVDTNRRQVSRGGERINLTYTEFSLLELLFRDPGSVVPRAEILEQLWGYPPRRAADLRVVDVYVARLRGKLEPDPRNPELILTVRGIGYASQRLGETATA, from the coding sequence ATGACGGGCAGTGGGCCCTCGCAACCAAAAGCCACGATTTTGGTGGTGGATGACGAGGCAGCTGTGCGGCGTGTCCTTGTAATGCGGTTGCAGCTGTCTGGATATCGCGTTCTCTGTGCTGAAGATGGGGAAGAGGCCCTTGAGCTCTTCCACAGGGAAGAGCCTGATCTGATCGTTCTCGACGTCATGCTTCCGAAGCTCGATGGCTTCGCGGTGTGCCGTCGGCTGCGCGCTGAATCCTGCGTACCGATCATCTTTCTGTCAGCCGTTGAGGCGATCTCCGAACGAGTTGCAGGGCTGGACCTCGGAGCGGATGACTACTTACCAAAGCCTTTCAGTCCCAAGGAGTTAGAGGCGCGCATTGCCACCATTCTGCGGAGAGTTGGTCGCGGTAATGCCGTCGTTGAGAACCGTGATGTGCCCACTGGCCAGGGTGTTTTCAAGCTGGGTGATCTGGTGGTCGACACCAACCGCCGACAGGTGAGTCGCGGTGGGGAACGCATCAACCTCACCTACACCGAGTTCAGTTTGCTTGAGCTGCTCTTCCGTGATCCAGGGAGCGTGGTTCCAAGAGCCGAAATTCTCGAGCAGCTCTGGGGCTATCCGCCTCGGCGTGCCGCTGATCTTCGCGTCGTTGACGTGTATGTGGCCCGTTTGCGCGGCAAATTGGAGCCGGATCCTCGCAACCCTGAGTTGATTCTCACGGTGCGCGGCATCGGTTATGCCTCTCAGCGGCTTGGAGAAACAGCGACAGCCTGA
- a CDS encoding sugar ABC transporter substrate-binding protein — translation MTGVWTRRQLLLAAAATSLAACGRPTTSGQELDLWTLQLAPKFNPYFADLLAEWKRSHPRLPVRWTDLPWGSVERKLLAAVFARTAPDLVNLNPPFAANLASKGGLSDLSPLLSKEVEQRYLPSVWQACRDDDAGQIAIPWYLTVRLSLVNRSLLEQAGIASPPRYWSEIPDFARRLRDKTGRYGLFVTVVPDDSAEMLETLVQMGVTLLDDRRRAAFDSPAGRRAFRYWTDLYRAGLLPREVVSQGQRRAIELFQSGDLALAATGAEFLRSIQTNAPGVAAVTEPHPPLTGSDGTANVALMTLAVPRQSQRRAEAVDFAAYLTNAANQTRFATEARVLPSSKQALVTIRQALEREQPTTAAAAQIRSARLLSAKTLEQARVLVPALPGIKRLQKILYTQLQKAMLEQISSDQAVVSAAKEWNQYATSRWPDA, via the coding sequence ATGACGGGGGTTTGGACGCGCCGCCAACTGCTGCTTGCGGCTGCTGCTACGTCCCTGGCGGCCTGTGGTCGTCCGACAACGTCCGGACAGGAGCTGGATCTCTGGACGCTGCAGCTGGCGCCCAAATTCAATCCTTACTTCGCTGATCTGCTGGCCGAATGGAAGCGCAGCCACCCGCGTCTGCCGGTGCGTTGGACCGATCTGCCCTGGGGGTCTGTCGAACGCAAGCTGCTGGCGGCCGTTTTTGCACGCACGGCTCCGGATCTGGTGAATCTCAATCCGCCATTTGCGGCCAATCTCGCCAGCAAGGGGGGGCTCAGTGATCTTTCGCCTCTTTTGTCGAAGGAGGTGGAGCAGCGTTATCTGCCATCGGTCTGGCAGGCCTGCCGTGATGACGATGCCGGGCAGATCGCGATCCCCTGGTACCTCACCGTGCGGCTCAGCCTTGTGAACCGCAGCCTGCTGGAGCAGGCCGGCATCGCCTCACCGCCGCGTTATTGGAGTGAAATTCCGGATTTCGCCCGTCGTCTGCGCGACAAAACCGGACGCTATGGCCTGTTTGTGACCGTGGTGCCGGATGACTCGGCCGAGATGTTGGAAACGCTGGTGCAGATGGGCGTGACGCTGCTGGATGATCGGCGTCGCGCTGCGTTCGACAGCCCTGCTGGCCGTCGAGCCTTTCGCTACTGGACTGATCTCTATCGAGCTGGGCTCCTGCCCCGCGAAGTGGTGAGCCAGGGCCAGCGACGGGCCATCGAGCTCTTCCAGAGCGGTGATCTGGCCCTGGCGGCGACAGGTGCGGAATTTTTGCGCAGCATCCAGACCAATGCGCCCGGTGTGGCTGCTGTGACCGAACCCCATCCTCCTCTCACCGGCTCTGATGGCACTGCCAATGTGGCTCTGATGACTCTGGCTGTGCCGCGTCAGAGTCAACGCCGCGCAGAGGCTGTCGACTTCGCTGCATATCTCACGAATGCGGCCAATCAGACCCGCTTCGCCACAGAGGCCAGGGTTCTGCCGTCTTCAAAGCAGGCCCTCGTGACGATTCGTCAAGCGCTCGAGCGGGAGCAACCCACCACTGCGGCCGCGGCTCAGATTCGATCAGCGCGATTGTTGTCTGCCAAAACTCTGGAGCAGGCCCGCGTGCTTGTGCCGGCGCTGCCGGGGATCAAGCGGCTCCAGAAGATCCTCTACACCCAGTTGCAGAAAGCGATGTTGGAGCAGATCAGCAGTGATCAGGCTGTTGTATCGGCTGCAAAAGAGTGGAATCAGTACGCAACCTCGAGATGGCCGGACGCTTGA
- a CDS encoding hercynine metabolism small protein gives MKQDERREAIRTQREQLIRELEALYLAAFDRLGQLEGDVGEVKAAQLTQMILNSKTGAIEPLLKEIEKPVITTPAGDTP, from the coding sequence ATGAAACAGGACGAACGGCGGGAAGCGATCAGGACACAACGGGAACAACTGATCCGGGAGCTTGAAGCGCTTTATCTGGCAGCCTTCGATCGGCTTGGTCAGCTTGAAGGCGACGTCGGAGAGGTGAAAGCCGCCCAGCTCACCCAGATGATCCTGAATTCAAAAACCGGGGCGATTGAGCCGCTGCTCAAGGAAATCGAAAAGCCTGTGATCACAACGCCAGCTGGCGACACACCATGA
- the ahcY gene encoding adenosylhomocysteinase — translation MVAAPTTTAELKLANDYVIADLNLADFGRKELDIAETEMPGLMALREKYGQEKPLKGARIAGSLHMTIQTACLIETLVELGAEVRWASCNIFSTQDHAAAAIAAQNIPVFAVKGETLEEYWDYTHRILEWGDGGSPNMILDDGGDATGLVMLGSKAEQDITVLDNPGNEEETFLFASIKKKLAQDPSFYSRTKAQIQGVTEETTTGVARLYKMQKSGELPFPAINVNDSVTKSKFDNLYGCRESLVDSIKRATDVMVAGKQALVMGYGDVGKGSAQSLRGLGATVCIAEVDPICALQAAMEGYRVVRLEDVVDQMDIFVTATGNYQVIRNEHLLKMKDEAIVCNIGHFDNEIDVASLKTYEWENIKPQVDHITLPSGNRIILLAEGRLVNLGCATGHPSFVMSNSFTNQVLAQIELFTKGSEYGKEVYVLPKHLDEMVARLHLDRIGAKLTELSKDQADYINVPVEGPFKPDHYRY, via the coding sequence ATGGTGGCAGCGCCCACAACAACGGCCGAGCTGAAGCTCGCCAATGATTACGTCATTGCCGACCTCAACCTTGCCGACTTCGGTCGCAAGGAGCTCGACATTGCCGAGACCGAAATGCCAGGGCTGATGGCGCTTCGAGAGAAGTACGGCCAGGAAAAGCCTCTCAAGGGAGCCCGGATCGCCGGTTCTCTGCACATGACGATCCAGACCGCCTGTCTGATCGAGACCCTTGTGGAGCTGGGCGCTGAGGTGCGCTGGGCGTCCTGCAACATCTTTTCCACCCAAGATCACGCCGCTGCCGCCATTGCAGCCCAGAACATTCCGGTGTTCGCCGTCAAGGGTGAAACCCTTGAGGAGTACTGGGATTACACCCACCGCATTCTCGAGTGGGGCGATGGTGGTTCCCCCAACATGATCCTGGATGACGGTGGTGATGCCACCGGGCTGGTGATGCTCGGCAGCAAGGCGGAGCAGGACATCACCGTTCTCGACAATCCAGGTAACGAAGAGGAGACCTTCCTGTTCGCGTCCATCAAGAAGAAGCTGGCTCAGGATCCCAGCTTCTACAGCCGCACCAAGGCGCAGATCCAGGGCGTGACCGAGGAAACCACCACCGGTGTGGCGCGTCTGTACAAGATGCAGAAGAGCGGTGAGCTGCCCTTCCCCGCCATCAACGTCAACGACTCGGTCACCAAGAGCAAGTTCGACAACCTCTACGGCTGCCGCGAGTCGCTGGTGGACAGCATCAAGCGCGCCACCGATGTGATGGTGGCTGGCAAGCAGGCCCTGGTGATGGGTTACGGCGATGTGGGCAAGGGCTCAGCTCAGTCCTTGCGCGGCCTTGGCGCCACCGTCTGCATTGCCGAAGTGGATCCCATCTGCGCACTGCAGGCGGCCATGGAGGGTTACAGGGTCGTGCGTCTCGAGGATGTGGTTGATCAGATGGACATCTTCGTGACCGCAACCGGCAACTACCAGGTGATCCGAAATGAGCACCTGCTGAAGATGAAAGACGAGGCGATCGTCTGCAACATCGGCCACTTCGATAACGAGATCGATGTCGCCTCTCTCAAGACCTATGAGTGGGAGAACATCAAGCCGCAGGTTGATCACATCACCCTGCCTAGCGGTAATCGGATCATCCTTCTGGCTGAGGGACGCCTGGTGAACCTCGGTTGTGCCACGGGTCACCCCAGCTTCGTGATGAGCAACTCCTTCACCAATCAGGTGCTGGCGCAGATCGAGCTGTTCACAAAAGGCAGCGAATACGGCAAAGAGGTTTATGTGCTGCCCAAGCACCTCGACGAGATGGTGGCGCGTCTTCACCTCGATCGCATCGGCGCCAAGCTCACCGAGCTGAGCAAGGACCAGGCCGATTACATCAACGTGCCGGTGGAAGGCCCCTTCAAGCCAGACCACTACCGCTATTGA
- a CDS encoding single-stranded DNA-binding protein, whose amino-acid sequence MGVNSVTLVGRAGRDPEVRYFESGSVVANLTMAVNRRSRDDEPDWFNLEIWGKQAQVAADYVKKGSLLGIVGSFKLDRWNDRNSGEERSKPVVRVDRLELLGSKRDNEAAAGGFGGNQASDEEIPF is encoded by the coding sequence ATGGGCGTGAATTCCGTCACCCTTGTCGGCCGTGCCGGCCGGGATCCCGAAGTTCGCTACTTCGAATCAGGCAGCGTTGTTGCCAACCTCACCATGGCCGTCAACCGGCGCAGCCGGGACGATGAGCCCGACTGGTTCAACCTTGAAATCTGGGGCAAGCAGGCCCAGGTCGCAGCGGACTACGTCAAGAAAGGGTCCCTGCTGGGGATCGTCGGCAGCTTCAAATTGGACCGCTGGAACGACCGCAACAGCGGCGAAGAGCGCAGCAAGCCGGTCGTCAGAGTCGACCGGCTGGAACTGCTCGGATCCAAACGCGACAACGAAGCTGCTGCTGGCGGTTTCGGCGGCAACCAAGCCAGCGACGAAGAGATTCCCTTCTGA
- the tsaE gene encoding tRNA (adenosine(37)-N6)-threonylcarbamoyltransferase complex ATPase subunit type 1 TsaE, translating into MADSTGLAWHLETLETTHVLGRQLVEQLPPGSILLLNGPLGAGKTSLVQGLAQGLGITEPITSPTFALAQHYTGGHLPLVHLDLYRLEHPAAADELFLQEEEEAKALNALMAVEWPERLSLSLPEAWSVVLEPLASGGRQAQLIPPKETTSDSLG; encoded by the coding sequence GTGGCGGACTCTACAGGGCTTGCCTGGCATCTTGAGACCCTTGAGACCACCCACGTACTGGGGCGTCAACTGGTCGAGCAACTGCCGCCGGGTTCGATTCTGTTGTTGAACGGCCCACTTGGCGCTGGCAAAACGTCTCTGGTTCAGGGGTTGGCACAGGGGCTGGGAATCACTGAACCGATCACCAGTCCAACGTTTGCGTTAGCGCAGCACTACACAGGCGGGCACTTACCCCTGGTGCATCTCGATCTGTATCGCCTGGAGCACCCCGCTGCTGCCGATGAACTCTTTCTTCAGGAAGAGGAGGAAGCCAAAGCCCTCAACGCCCTGATGGCGGTGGAATGGCCTGAACGTCTCAGCTTGTCCTTGCCGGAAGCCTGGAGCGTGGTGCTTGAGCCGCTGGCCAGCGGCGGACGGCAAGCTCAGCTCATTCCTCCAAAGGAGACAACCTCTGACTCGCTGGGTTGA
- a CDS encoding rod shape-determining protein, which translates to MFLRRFQLSRDIGIDLGTANTLIYVSGRGIVLQEPSVVALDLERGATLAVGDEAKLMLGRTPGNIRAVRPLRDGVIADFDAAEQMLKTFINKGNEGRGIMAPRLVVGIPSGVTGVERRAVREAGMAGAREVHLIDEPVAAAIGAGLPVTEPVGTMIVDIGGGTTEVAVLSLGGTVLSESVRVAGDEISDSIGVYLKKVHNMVVGERTAEDIKIRIGSAFPDNEFDQQSMDVRGLHLLSGLPRTINLKAGDLREAIAEPLNVIVEAVKRTLERTPPELAADIVDRGIMLAGGGALVRGISDLISHETGIFVHVAEDPLLCVVNGCGQVLEDWKRLQRVVDTPEFVRSAVTA; encoded by the coding sequence GTGTTTCTCCGTCGCTTCCAGCTGTCACGAGACATCGGCATCGATCTGGGCACCGCGAACACCCTGATTTACGTTTCAGGCCGCGGCATTGTTCTTCAGGAGCCCTCTGTGGTCGCCCTCGATCTCGAGCGCGGTGCCACCCTCGCTGTGGGGGATGAAGCGAAGCTGATGCTGGGCCGTACGCCCGGCAACATCCGCGCGGTGCGGCCACTTCGAGACGGCGTCATCGCCGATTTCGATGCCGCTGAACAGATGCTCAAAACCTTTATCAACAAAGGCAATGAGGGTCGCGGAATCATGGCTCCCCGCTTGGTTGTTGGAATTCCCAGCGGCGTCACCGGGGTCGAGCGTCGCGCGGTCCGCGAAGCCGGTATGGCCGGGGCCCGAGAAGTTCACCTGATTGATGAGCCGGTCGCCGCAGCGATTGGTGCCGGGCTTCCCGTCACCGAACCGGTGGGAACCATGATCGTTGATATCGGTGGTGGTACCACCGAGGTGGCGGTGCTGAGTCTTGGTGGCACGGTCCTGAGCGAGTCGGTGCGTGTGGCCGGTGATGAGATCAGCGATTCGATCGGCGTGTATCTCAAGAAGGTCCACAACATGGTGGTGGGCGAGCGCACTGCTGAGGACATCAAGATCCGCATTGGATCGGCCTTTCCGGATAACGAATTCGATCAGCAATCCATGGATGTGCGCGGGCTGCACTTGCTGTCCGGGTTACCGCGCACCATCAATCTCAAGGCCGGTGACCTGCGCGAGGCGATTGCTGAGCCCCTCAACGTGATCGTCGAGGCCGTGAAGCGCACCCTCGAGCGCACGCCTCCTGAACTCGCTGCAGACATCGTTGACCGTGGCATCATGCTCGCCGGCGGTGGCGCTCTCGTCCGCGGGATCAGTGACCTGATCAGCCATGAAACAGGGATTTTCGTTCATGTGGCAGAGGACCCTCTGTTGTGTGTGGTGAATGGCTGCGGTCAGGTGCTGGAGGACTGGAAGCGTCTCCAGCGCGTGGTCGATACGCCTGAATTCGTCCGCTCCGCCGTCACCGCCTGA
- a CDS encoding hercynine metabolism protein yields MSWLDQLERELDARLSAFLRSNPNQERLFQDQHLKDRAEALKRQRIQLQAEADVQRQQLLDLAADVRAWRDRMNRAKGAGAADLAARASNHLDGLMQQGRHLWSDLDDLGRRFSEVDQQLARLSDEEAKASRPVDLDKDWALFEAEQELKNLRRRHGLDP; encoded by the coding sequence ATGAGCTGGCTGGACCAGCTGGAACGAGAGCTCGATGCACGGCTGTCTGCATTTCTGCGCAGCAATCCCAATCAGGAGCGACTGTTCCAGGACCAGCACCTCAAGGATCGGGCTGAAGCCCTCAAGAGACAAAGAATCCAGCTCCAAGCAGAAGCAGATGTTCAGCGACAACAACTGCTCGATCTCGCCGCAGACGTACGGGCCTGGCGGGACCGCATGAATCGGGCCAAGGGGGCTGGAGCCGCTGACCTGGCTGCTCGGGCGTCAAACCATCTCGACGGCTTGATGCAACAGGGGCGCCATCTCTGGAGCGACCTTGATGATCTGGGACGCCGCTTCTCAGAGGTGGATCAACAGCTGGCAAGGCTCAGCGACGAGGAAGCCAAAGCCAGCAGACCAGTCGACCTGGACAAGGACTGGGCGTTGTTCGAGGCTGAACAGGAGCTGAAGAACCTGAGACGTCGTCATGGCCTCGACCCCTGA
- the lysS gene encoding lysine--tRNA ligase, translated as MTPVCRSSVSDLRDTRLEKAHSLQELDQGPYALHFRPSHRLATLQSDHADLPNGEERDVTVSVAGRVMTRRVMGKLAFFTLADETGTIQLFLEKAGLEAQQEGWFKQITGLVDAGDWLGVTGILRRTDRGELSVKVRDWRMLSKALQPLPDKWHGLADVEKRYRQRYLDLIVSPQSRETFRRRALTVSGIRRWLDERQFLEIETPVLQAEAGGADARPFVTHHNTLDLALYLRIATELHLKRLVVGGFERVYELGRIFRNEGVSTRHNPEFTSVEVYQAYADYVDMMELTESMISSVCQQVCGGTRLTYQGVEVDLTPPWRRATMHELVQEATGLDFNGFDSREAASEAMQAAGLEVPSKADSVGRLLNEAFEQRVETELIQPTFVMDYPIEISPLARKHRSKPGLVERFELFIVGRETANAFSELIDPVDQRQRLEDQQARKVAGDLEAQGLDEDFVNALEVGMPPTGGLGIGIDRLVMLLTDSPSIRDVIAFPLLRPDV; from the coding sequence ATGACGCCCGTCTGCCGTTCATCCGTGTCTGATCTGCGCGACACCCGCCTGGAGAAGGCCCATTCGCTTCAGGAGTTGGATCAGGGGCCCTATGCCCTGCACTTCCGCCCCTCTCACCGTCTGGCGACGTTGCAGAGCGATCACGCGGATCTGCCGAATGGCGAGGAGCGGGATGTCACCGTTTCCGTTGCTGGTCGTGTGATGACCCGCCGGGTGATGGGCAAGCTCGCCTTCTTTACCCTTGCTGATGAAACCGGCACCATCCAGCTGTTTCTGGAGAAGGCCGGCCTCGAGGCGCAGCAGGAAGGCTGGTTCAAACAGATCACGGGCCTTGTCGATGCCGGGGACTGGCTGGGCGTCACAGGCATTCTTCGCCGCACGGATCGGGGTGAGTTGTCGGTGAAGGTCCGTGATTGGCGCATGCTCAGCAAGGCGTTGCAGCCCTTGCCCGATAAGTGGCATGGCCTGGCTGATGTTGAGAAGCGCTATCGCCAGCGCTATCTCGACCTGATCGTGTCACCGCAGTCGCGCGAGACCTTTCGCCGTCGCGCTCTCACGGTGAGTGGGATTCGTCGCTGGTTGGATGAGCGTCAGTTTCTTGAGATTGAAACGCCTGTGCTCCAGGCGGAGGCGGGTGGTGCGGATGCCCGTCCGTTCGTGACGCACCACAACACCCTCGACCTTGCTCTCTATCTGCGGATCGCCACGGAACTCCACCTCAAGCGTCTGGTGGTGGGTGGATTTGAAAGGGTCTACGAGCTCGGCCGCATCTTCCGCAATGAGGGGGTGAGCACCCGCCATAACCCTGAGTTCACCTCTGTGGAGGTGTACCAGGCCTATGCCGACTACGTCGACATGATGGAGCTCACCGAGTCGATGATCAGTTCGGTCTGCCAGCAGGTCTGCGGCGGCACACGTCTGACCTATCAAGGGGTTGAGGTGGATCTCACGCCGCCCTGGCGTCGCGCCACCATGCATGAACTGGTGCAGGAGGCCACCGGGTTGGACTTCAACGGCTTCGACAGCCGTGAGGCAGCCTCGGAGGCGATGCAGGCGGCAGGTCTTGAGGTGCCCAGCAAGGCGGACAGCGTCGGCCGTCTGCTGAATGAAGCGTTCGAACAACGCGTTGAAACAGAGTTGATTCAACCCACGTTCGTGATGGATTATCCGATCGAAATCTCACCTCTGGCCCGCAAGCACCGCAGTAAACCAGGCCTCGTGGAACGCTTTGAACTGTTCATCGTGGGTCGTGAGACCGCCAATGCCTTCAGTGAGCTGATCGATCCCGTGGATCAGCGACAACGATTGGAGGACCAGCAAGCTCGCAAGGTGGCTGGAGACCTGGAGGCCCAGGGTCTCGATGAGGATTTTGTCAATGCACTGGAGGTCGGGATGCCGCCGACGGGAGGCCTTGGGATCGGGATCGATCGGCTGGTGATGCTGCTGACGGACAGCCCGTCAATTCGGGATGTGATCGCTTTTCCGCTTTTACGTCCAGATGTTTGA
- the mreC gene encoding rod shape-determining protein MreC, whose protein sequence is MAPTQWPGGSSWRGFLKLWPWSLLLIAFLLVRASKGAGFADAYALLIRPFWPGPAQSEWLGAAADLEARATLQLLEADNRRLRGLLGLQDGGNSPENLSAAVISRSPRGWWQQLELGKGALNGISAGDAVMGPGGLVGQVQSVTPATSRVKLLTAPGTEVGVWLPRSRSHGLLVGMGTSRPQLRFIEKDPNVRPGDLVSTSPASTLLPANLPIGVVQSVDERAVPAPHAVVQLIAAPEAIDWVQVRRR, encoded by the coding sequence GTGGCACCGACTCAGTGGCCCGGCGGCAGCAGTTGGCGGGGCTTTCTGAAGCTCTGGCCATGGTCCCTCCTGCTGATCGCCTTCCTTTTGGTCCGTGCCAGCAAAGGCGCCGGATTTGCTGATGCTTATGCCTTGCTGATCCGTCCGTTCTGGCCAGGCCCTGCCCAGAGCGAGTGGTTGGGTGCAGCGGCAGATCTGGAGGCAAGGGCAACGCTCCAGCTTCTTGAGGCCGACAACCGGCGCCTGCGTGGATTGCTCGGTTTGCAGGATGGAGGGAACAGTCCGGAGAACCTTTCTGCTGCTGTGATTTCACGTTCCCCCCGCGGGTGGTGGCAGCAGCTGGAGCTGGGCAAGGGTGCCCTAAACGGCATCTCAGCAGGTGATGCGGTGATGGGTCCCGGCGGATTGGTGGGGCAGGTTCAGAGCGTCACCCCCGCAACCAGTCGGGTGAAGTTGCTCACAGCTCCGGGGACGGAGGTCGGTGTATGGCTGCCCCGCTCTCGCAGTCATGGACTGCTCGTGGGGATGGGCACCAGCCGACCCCAGCTTCGGTTCATCGAAAAGGATCCCAATGTTCGGCCCGGGGATCTGGTAAGCACATCACCCGCAAGCACCCTGCTGCCGGCCAACCTGCCCATCGGCGTGGTCCAGTCGGTGGACGAGCGGGCTGTTCCAGCTCCCCACGCTGTGGTGCAGTTGATCGCCGCACCAGAGGCGATCGACTGGGTTCAGGTCCGCAGGCGCTGA